A genomic region of Peptoniphilus sp. ING2-D1G contains the following coding sequences:
- a CDS encoding prephenate dehydratase (chorismate mutase / prephenate dehydratase.The bifunctional P-protein, which plays a central role in phenylalanine biosynthesis, contains two catalytic domains (chorismate mutase and prephenate dehydratase) and a regulatory domain (ACT). It is part of the shikimate pathway, which is present only in bacteria, fungi, and plants; High confidence in function and specificity), whose amino-acid sequence MNGWVMAMDLKDLREQINEIDEGILKSFMKRMEISYKIAEVKKEKGLSLENKSREREITDRVTVEAGDLSPYARLLYSTLFDLSKSYQSQFLLTDGEFERGLKETVENTPKLFPQKAKIAVQGREGSYSQQASDYLFSQGRIFYFETFEEVFDAVEREICDYGVLPVENSSNGSVKEVYDLMEKKHFSIVASHRHLIHHGLLAKKGVSKDEIEEIISHSQALEQCSEYLKKFENIKIHPVENTAIAAKMVRESPRREIAAISSSHCADLYRLDVLQEGIQNSDNNYTRFICISKKMEIYPGANKISFRTTTEHEPGSLYKIIARFAALGLNLTKIESRPIIGKDFEFLFYFDFEGSIHMKEVLGLLSALKRENKNFVFLGNYLER is encoded by the coding sequence ATGAATGGTTGGGTGATGGCAATGGATTTAAAAGATCTTAGAGAGCAAATCAATGAAATAGATGAGGGAATATTGAAATCCTTTATGAAAAGGATGGAAATCTCCTATAAGATTGCAGAAGTAAAGAAAGAAAAGGGATTGAGCTTAGAAAATAAAAGCAGAGAAAGGGAAATAACAGACCGAGTTACGGTAGAGGCGGGAGATTTATCCCCCTATGCAAGGCTTTTATATTCTACACTTTTTGATTTGAGCAAGTCCTATCAATCTCAATTTCTTCTCACAGATGGAGAATTTGAAAGAGGATTAAAGGAGACGGTTGAAAATACACCTAAACTTTTTCCTCAAAAAGCGAAAATAGCGGTACAGGGAAGAGAGGGTTCCTACTCACAGCAGGCTTCGGATTATCTGTTTTCTCAAGGTAGGATATTTTATTTTGAAACCTTTGAAGAAGTTTTTGATGCAGTTGAAAGGGAAATCTGCGACTACGGAGTGCTTCCTGTGGAAAATTCTTCCAACGGCTCGGTGAAGGAAGTATATGATTTAATGGAAAAAAAGCATTTCTCCATTGTAGCATCCCATAGGCATTTGATTCATCATGGGCTTTTGGCAAAAAAGGGAGTTTCAAAGGATGAGATAGAGGAAATAATTTCCCATTCTCAAGCTTTGGAACAATGCAGTGAATATTTAAAGAAATTTGAGAATATAAAAATTCACCCTGTTGAAAACACGGCAATTGCGGCAAAAATGGTCAGAGAATCTCCGAGAAGAGAAATAGCGGCGATTTCTTCATCGCATTGTGCCGATTTGTACAGATTGGATGTTTTGCAGGAAGGAATTCAAAACAGCGACAACAATTACACTCGTTTTATCTGCATTTCAAAAAAAATGGAAATTTATCCCGGAGCCAATAAAATATCTTTTAGAACTACAACCGAGCATGAACCCGGAAGTCTGTATAAAATTATCGCAAGATTTGCAGCACTGGGACTTAACCTCACAAAAATCGAAAGTCGTCCCATTATTGGAAAGGACTTTGAGTTTTTGTTTTATTTTGATTTTGAGGGCTCAATACACATGAAGGAAGTTTTGGGGTTGTTAAGTGCATTAAAAAGAGAAAATAAAAATTTTGTATTTTTAGGAAATTATTTGGAAAGGTAA